From Musa acuminata AAA Group cultivar baxijiao chromosome BXJ3-8, Cavendish_Baxijiao_AAA, whole genome shotgun sequence, one genomic window encodes:
- the LOC135644809 gene encoding probable protein phosphatase 2C 60, producing the protein MDLLRYCWGPSLAHYVNSGSDAVGRRDGLLWYKDSGRHACGEFSMAVVQANNLLEDQSQIESGPLSSGELGLYGTFVGIYDGHGGQETSRYVNDHLFHHLKRFASEQQTISVDVIRKAIQATEEGFLALVAKQWPAKPQIAAVGSCCLLGIICSGTLYIANLGDSRVVLGRLVKATGEVLAVQLSAEHNAGLESVRQELCSLHPNDPHIVVLKHDVWRVKGLIQVSRTIGDGYLKRAEFNREPLQAKFCLQEPFKKPILSSEPSISAQPLQREDQFLIFASDGLWEHLSNQEAVDIVQHHPRSGSARRLVKAALQAAAKKREIRCSDLEKIDRGVRRHFHDDMTVIVVFLNSNLTSRVSSIQSPKTSIRGGAISLPPNSLVPYAKLIHHNNS; encoded by the exons ATGGACCTGCTCAGATACTGCTGGGGGCCGTCGTTAGCTCACTATGTCAACTCGGGCTCCGACGCCGTCGGGCGGCGGGACGGGCTGCTCTGGTACAAGGACTCAGGGCGGCACGCGTGCGGCGAGTTCTCCATGGCCGTCGTCCAGGCCAACAACTTGCTCGAAGACCAGAGCCAGATCGAGTCAGGGCCGCTGAGCTCGGGTGAGTTGGGCTTATATGGCACATTTGTCGGGATCTATGATGGGCACGGTGGTCAGGAGACCTCGCGGTATGTCAACGATCATCTGTTCCACCATCTCAAGA GATTTGCGTCGGAACAGCAGACTATCTCTGTTGACGTTATTCGAAAGGCGATCCAAGCTACAGAGGAGGGGTTTTTAGCTCTGGTCGCCAAACAATGGCCTGCGAAGCCTCAGATTGCAGCTGTGGGTTCTTGCTGCCTGCTCGGCATAATCTGCAGCGGAACACTATACATTGCCAACCTTGGGGATTCTCGTGTTGTTTTGGGGAGGCTTGTGAAGGCAACCGGAGAAGTTCTTGCTGTACAATTATCGGCAGAACACAATGCAGGATTGGAGTCAGTCAGACAAGAATTGTGTTCTCTGCATCCGAATGATCCTCATATTGTAGTCTTAAAACACGATGTTTGGCGTGTCAAAGGCCTCATTCAG GTTTCTAGGACGATCGGAGACGGATATCTCAAAAGGGCAGAGTTCAACAGGGAGCCTCTGCAAGCCAAGTTTTGCCTTCAAGAACCTTTCAAGAAGCCAATACTTAGTTCTGAACCCTCCATTTCTGCACAACCGCTGCAGCGAGAAGACCAGTTCCTTATATTTGCGTCTGATGGCCTTTGGGAGCACCTAAGCAATCAGGAGGCAGTCGACATCGTTCAACACCATCCCCGCAGC GGGAGTGCCAGGAGGCTGGTTAAAGCTGCACTGCAAGCAGCCGCAAAGAAGAGGGAGATTAGGTGCTCCGACCTTGAGAAGATCGATCGAGGGGTTCGCAGGCACTTCCACGATGACATGACTGTGATTGTCGTGTTCCTCAATTCAAATCTTACAAGCAGGGTGAGCTCGATCCAAAGTCCAAAGACGTCGATTAGAGGTGGTGCTATCAGTCTGCCTCCGAACTCTCTCGTGCCATATGCCAAGCTCATACATCACAATAATTCTTGA
- the LOC135644378 gene encoding mannose-P-dolichol utilization defect 1 protein homolog 2-like, with product MELEILGINFGCVIGALRAWEFPEKDCLLPLVAKILGYCIVAASTTVKVPQILKILKNSSIRGLSVVAFELEAVGYTIALAYCIHKGLSFSAYGELLFLLIQAIILVAIIYYYSQPVGGKAWIKPLLYCAVAPTVLAGQIDPLLFEALYASQHAIFFFARVPQIWENYKNKSTGELSFLTCFMNFCGSIVRVFTSIQENAPLSVIMGSVIGIATNGTILSQILVYQKPDAKKEKKGQ from the exons ATGGAGTTGGAGATCTTGGGAATCAACTTTGGGTGCGTGATCGGGGCGCTGCGAGCGTGGGAGTTCCCGGAGAAGGATTGCCTGCTTCCCCTCGTCGCCAAGATCCTCGGCTACTGCATCGTCGCCGCCTCCACCACCGTCAAAGTGCCCCAG ATacttaaaattttgaaaaatagcaGCATCAGGGGACTTAGTGTTGTGGCCTTTGAGTTAGAAGCTGTTGGTTACACAATTGCTTTGGCATATTGTATTCACAAGGGGCTTTCCTTTTCAGCTTATGGAGAATTACTTTTTCTCTTAATTCAAG CCATAATTTTAGTTGCAATTATCTACTACTATTCCCAGCCAGTGGGAGGTAAAGCCTGGATAAAGCCTCTGCT ATATTGTGCTGTAGCACCAACTGTTTTAGCTGGCCAGATTGACCCATTACTTTTTGAAGCCCTATAT GCTTCTCAACATGCGATTTTTTTCTTTGCAAGAGTACCACAAATATGGGAGAACTATAAA AACAAGAGTACTGGGGAATTGAGCTTCTTGacatgttttatgaacttttgtgGCTCTATTG TGAGAGTCTTTACTAGCATTCAGGAAAATGCTCCACTTAGTG TGATTATGGGTTCGGTCATTGGTATTGCGACGAATGGCACCATCTTGAGTCAAATACTCGTGTACCAAAAACCAGAtgcaaagaaagagaagaaaggacAGTAA